One segment of Actinomyces sp. 432 DNA contains the following:
- a CDS encoding HU family DNA-binding protein, translating to MSINRTELIAAIAEKAGLTKTDADAFLGAFQDVLVENVAKGEAVKITGLMGVERVERAARTGRNPRTGEEIQIPAGHGVKLTAGSALKKAASGK from the coding sequence ATGTCCATCAACCGCACCGAGCTCATTGCCGCCATCGCCGAGAAGGCCGGCCTGACCAAGACCGACGCCGACGCCTTCCTCGGCGCCTTCCAGGACGTCCTGGTGGAGAACGTCGCCAAGGGAGAGGCCGTCAAGATCACCGGTCTGATGGGTGTTGAGCGCGTCGAGCGCGCCGCTCGTACCGGCCGCAACCCCCGCACCGGTGAGGAGATCCAGATTCCCGCCGGCCACGGTGTGAAGCTCACCGCCGGCTCCGCCCTGAAGAAGGCCGCCTCCGGCAAGTGA
- a CDS encoding nicotinate phosphoribosyltransferase has product MTANLRDVPTPDAPSTALLTDMYELTMLQAALHAGVAERTSVFELFGRNLPASRRFGVVAGTGRLLDAIEAFTFTDAQIDYLYSAGIVDDVTLDYLRTYKFSGTIRGYAEGECYFSGSPLLTVEGTFAEACILETLALSIYNYDCAVAAAASRMTIAAHGRPCVEFGARRAHERAAVAAARAAVVGGFAGTSDLEAAMLYRIPAVGTSAHSFTLLHDTEEEAFASQVASLGPGTTILVDTYDIERGVARAVAAARAAGGELGAVRLDSGDLVAEAFKVRAQLDGLGATTTRITVTSDLDEYAIAALGAAPVDSYGVGTKLVTGSGRPTAALVYKLVERAGSDGQMQEVAKFSAGGKSTVGGRKWAGRVLNAAGSATDELIVSARSEASGLAALEAADARPLQVDLVRDGVIVEEHRGPEALTAAAERHQVARAELPYEGWRLSEGDPAIPTRHLDIDERQPLRG; this is encoded by the coding sequence ATGACAGCCAATCTGCGGGATGTCCCCACCCCGGACGCACCCAGCACCGCCCTGCTTACCGACATGTACGAGCTGACCATGCTGCAGGCGGCCCTGCACGCCGGCGTCGCCGAGCGCACCAGCGTGTTCGAGCTGTTTGGCCGCAACCTGCCCGCCTCACGTCGCTTCGGAGTGGTCGCGGGCACGGGGCGGCTGCTGGACGCCATTGAGGCCTTCACCTTTACCGATGCGCAGATCGACTACCTGTACTCGGCCGGCATCGTCGACGACGTCACTCTCGACTACCTGCGCACGTACAAGTTCTCCGGGACGATCCGGGGATACGCGGAGGGCGAGTGCTACTTCTCCGGCTCCCCGCTGCTGACCGTGGAGGGAACCTTCGCCGAGGCCTGCATCCTGGAGACGCTGGCCCTTTCCATCTACAACTACGACTGCGCGGTGGCCGCAGCGGCCTCGCGCATGACCATCGCCGCCCATGGGCGCCCCTGCGTGGAGTTCGGCGCAAGGCGCGCGCACGAGCGCGCCGCGGTGGCGGCCGCCCGCGCCGCCGTCGTGGGCGGCTTCGCCGGCACCAGTGACCTGGAGGCGGCCATGCTCTACAGGATCCCGGCCGTGGGCACCTCCGCGCACTCGTTCACCCTGCTGCACGATACCGAGGAGGAGGCCTTCGCCTCCCAGGTGGCCAGCCTCGGCCCGGGCACCACCATCCTGGTGGACACCTACGACATCGAGCGCGGCGTGGCCCGCGCGGTTGCCGCCGCCCGGGCTGCCGGAGGCGAGCTGGGCGCGGTGCGCCTTGACTCCGGGGACCTGGTCGCCGAAGCCTTCAAGGTACGCGCCCAGCTGGACGGCCTGGGGGCGACGACGACGCGCATCACCGTCACCAGCGACCTGGACGAGTACGCGATCGCGGCCCTGGGCGCCGCGCCGGTGGACTCCTACGGCGTGGGCACCAAGCTGGTGACCGGCTCGGGGCGGCCCACGGCAGCCCTGGTGTACAAGCTGGTCGAGCGCGCCGGCAGTGACGGGCAGATGCAGGAGGTCGCCAAGTTCTCCGCCGGCGGCAAGTCGACGGTGGGAGGGCGCAAGTGGGCCGGGCGGGTACTCAACGCCGCAGGCTCGGCCACCGACGAGCTGATCGTCTCGGCCCGCTCGGAGGCCTCCGGCCTGGCCGCCCTGGAGGCGGCCGACGCGCGGCCGCTGCAAGTAGACCTGGTACGCGACGGCGTCATCGTGGAGGAGCACCGCGGTCCGGAGGCACTGACGGCTGCGGCCGAACGCCACCAGGTGGCGCGCGCCGAGCTGCCCTATGAGGGCTGGCGCCTGAGCGAGGGCGACCCGGCGATCCCGACCCGCCACTTGGACATCGACGAGCGGCAGCCGCTGCGCGGCTGA
- a CDS encoding ROK family protein gives MAAVLGRDGYRPTPSELLVGVDVGGTKIAAARVDAAGALRGPVQEVPTPSHAGPAAMLDTIAGLVVTVAAEGADTTAARRPGPVAAVGIGAAGVIDTVRGTVVSATAAITGWSGTDVAGGVAERLAGAGLERLDGTVPPVYVDNDVNAYAAGEAWIGAGAGAACALVVAVGTGVGGAVILDGSVHHGAHFLAGEMGHMPCGLAAGERCTCGRPGHLEAVAAGPQIARRYREATGAQDVVSAHAVERLARAGDPDARRLYREAATALGQAIAGVVTVLDPDRVIISGGLARSGRLWWDPLRETVRRELIEPVATDLPLVPAALGTAAPIIGAAHEAARSLSRAG, from the coding sequence ATGGCAGCCGTACTCGGCCGGGATGGCTACCGGCCCACCCCGAGCGAGCTGCTGGTGGGCGTGGACGTGGGCGGCACCAAGATCGCCGCCGCGCGCGTCGACGCCGCCGGAGCCCTACGCGGGCCCGTGCAGGAGGTGCCCACGCCGTCCCACGCGGGTCCGGCCGCCATGCTCGACACCATAGCCGGGCTGGTTGTGACCGTGGCCGCCGAGGGCGCGGACACGACGGCGGCGCGGCGCCCCGGTCCGGTGGCGGCGGTCGGCATCGGCGCGGCGGGCGTAATCGACACCGTGCGCGGCACGGTCGTCTCCGCCACCGCCGCCATCACCGGCTGGAGCGGAACGGATGTCGCCGGGGGAGTGGCCGAGCGACTGGCCGGTGCGGGCCTGGAGCGACTGGACGGCACAGTTCCCCCGGTATACGTCGACAACGACGTCAACGCCTATGCCGCCGGCGAGGCCTGGATCGGGGCCGGAGCCGGGGCCGCCTGCGCGCTGGTGGTGGCCGTGGGCACCGGCGTCGGCGGGGCGGTGATCCTGGATGGGAGCGTGCACCACGGGGCGCACTTCCTGGCCGGGGAGATGGGGCACATGCCCTGCGGCCTGGCGGCGGGGGAGCGGTGCACCTGCGGGCGGCCCGGCCACCTCGAGGCGGTGGCCGCCGGCCCCCAGATCGCCCGCCGCTACCGGGAGGCCACCGGCGCCCAGGACGTGGTCAGCGCCCACGCCGTCGAGCGCCTCGCCCGCGCCGGTGACCCCGACGCCCGTCGCCTGTACCGCGAGGCCGCCACCGCGCTCGGGCAGGCCATCGCCGGCGTAGTCACCGTGCTCGACCCCGACCGGGTCATCATCTCCGGAGGGCTGGCCCGCTCCGGGCGGCTTTGGTGGGATCCGCTGCGCGAGACCGTGCGTCGTGAGCTTATCGAGCCAGTGGCCACGGACTTGCCGCTCGTGCCGGCCGCCCTGGGCACGGCCGCGCCGATCATCGGGGCGGCCCACGAGGCCGCCCGGAGCCTGAGCCGTGCCGGCTGA
- a CDS encoding dihydrodipicolinate synthase family protein, which yields MDPRFTGVIPPVITPFKHGEIDLDSLRRTVDFLVTSGVHGLFIGGSSGEIAYLTDSQRDAVFTAAVEQAAGRVPVLAGVIDTTAHRVIEQARRAESLGVDAVVAACPFYAINDAGEIADHFRAIAAALSVPLLAYDVPVRLNGKKLDRDLLVALGKEGVLAGVKDSSGDDVGFRRLVAANAAAGHPLALLTGHECVVDGMALLGADGCVPGYGNVEPRAYAELWEAARAGRWQEARTIQERLCAGFEIVYVPRGRSADASGIGAFKTVMAAQGTIDTNEMAFPVRTLEGETRARILAIARTQGLI from the coding sequence ATGGACCCCCGCTTCACCGGCGTCATCCCGCCGGTCATCACTCCCTTCAAGCACGGCGAGATCGACCTTGACTCCCTCCGCCGCACCGTCGACTTCCTCGTCACCTCCGGCGTGCACGGACTGTTCATCGGCGGCTCCTCCGGCGAGATCGCCTACCTGACCGACTCCCAGCGCGACGCCGTGTTCACCGCCGCCGTGGAGCAGGCCGCCGGGCGCGTACCCGTGCTTGCGGGAGTCATTGACACCACCGCCCACCGGGTTATCGAGCAGGCCCGGCGGGCCGAGTCCCTCGGCGTCGACGCCGTCGTCGCCGCCTGCCCGTTCTACGCGATCAACGACGCCGGCGAGATCGCCGACCACTTCCGTGCCATCGCTGCCGCGCTGAGCGTGCCCCTGCTGGCCTACGACGTGCCCGTGCGGCTGAACGGCAAGAAGCTGGACCGCGACCTGCTCGTGGCCCTGGGCAAGGAGGGCGTGCTGGCCGGGGTCAAGGACTCCTCCGGGGATGACGTCGGCTTCCGTCGGCTGGTCGCGGCCAACGCCGCCGCCGGACACCCCCTGGCGCTGCTCACCGGGCACGAGTGCGTGGTAGACGGCATGGCGCTGCTGGGGGCTGACGGCTGCGTGCCCGGCTACGGCAATGTGGAGCCCCGCGCCTACGCGGAATTGTGGGAGGCTGCTCGCGCCGGGCGCTGGCAGGAGGCCCGCACCATCCAGGAACGGTTGTGCGCCGGCTTCGAGATCGTGTACGTGCCGCGCGGCCGCTCCGCCGACGCGTCCGGCATCGGCGCCTTCAAGACCGTCATGGCGGCCCAGGGCACCATCGACACCAATGAGATGGCCTTCCCGGTGCGTACCCTGGAGGGCGAGACCCGCGCCCGGATCCTGGCAATCGCCCGCACCCAGGGCCTGATCTGA
- a CDS encoding transporter encodes MVATLVRLRWRITLNALRSNTWAAIGLVLGTAGALGMLAPLVVGAIALGHADTAAATAVIGAVGAVTTVGWAVAPLLLTGVDVTLDPRAMAAWAAPSRALSRGLAVAGAAGVPGIITGMVLLTPALTWAVAGRLGAALLALALAPACLATCVLLGRSIVVGAGVSSSRRGRDLLAVVGFFAVMALALLPSLLNAVLDMEQFDLSGVMTIARVLGLTPFGWALAAPGYLAQGEMAAAVALSTGAVALPLVLAPIWHRVVVRVMTGPARSRTRSHAYAAASVPGGESAKDGAIDVLPWQRRLERISSGPTAAVAARCLRYWRTDPRYLVQVAAVILVIAVFVGTIGTNYSTMTDSTASGSTVVFTGASFSPGQAPGALFIVGLLTALLAGWMTHDDLAFDSTALWTHIAAGLPGRSDRRGRALAVAMWQLPLLAVVLLLSGWLTGNWAQVPAYLGASLGIYGGSLAWSSLASAALPYETNAPGENPMKSRTSGTAFIAALLQMVGMLVIGVVCLPVLVALIAVVVLEAWPWGWPLLAGGALWGGAAAWIGSVLGGRVLDRRYAEVLATIRSWPGHDAA; translated from the coding sequence ATGGTTGCGACCCTCGTCCGCCTGAGGTGGCGTATAACCCTCAACGCGCTGCGCAGCAATACCTGGGCCGCGATCGGCCTGGTCCTGGGGACTGCGGGTGCGCTGGGAATGCTGGCCCCGCTGGTCGTCGGGGCCATCGCCCTGGGACATGCCGACACGGCTGCGGCGACCGCGGTTATAGGCGCAGTCGGCGCCGTCACCACCGTCGGCTGGGCGGTAGCGCCACTGCTGCTTACCGGCGTCGACGTGACTCTGGATCCGCGCGCAATGGCCGCCTGGGCAGCGCCTTCCCGCGCCCTGAGCCGAGGACTGGCGGTGGCCGGCGCCGCCGGGGTGCCCGGCATAATCACCGGGATGGTGCTGCTCACCCCGGCCCTGACCTGGGCCGTCGCAGGGCGGCTAGGCGCCGCCCTGCTGGCGCTGGCACTGGCCCCTGCCTGCCTGGCTACCTGCGTGCTGCTGGGGCGCAGCATCGTCGTAGGCGCGGGGGTCTCCTCCTCCCGCCGCGGCCGCGACCTGCTTGCCGTCGTCGGCTTCTTCGCGGTCATGGCGCTCGCCCTGCTGCCCTCCCTGCTGAATGCGGTGCTGGATATGGAGCAGTTCGATCTGAGCGGGGTGATGACGATCGCCAGGGTCCTGGGGCTGACACCATTCGGCTGGGCGCTCGCGGCACCCGGATACCTAGCCCAGGGCGAGATGGCGGCGGCGGTGGCGCTGAGCACTGGGGCGGTCGCCCTGCCGCTGGTACTGGCGCCGATCTGGCACCGGGTCGTGGTCCGTGTCATGACTGGGCCCGCACGTAGCCGCACCCGCTCCCACGCATACGCCGCGGCGTCGGTGCCCGGGGGCGAGTCCGCTAAGGACGGCGCAATCGACGTGCTGCCCTGGCAGCGCCGGCTGGAGCGGATCAGCTCCGGCCCGACGGCGGCCGTGGCCGCACGCTGCCTGCGCTACTGGCGCACCGACCCGCGCTACCTGGTACAGGTGGCGGCAGTCATCCTTGTTATCGCGGTGTTCGTCGGGACTATCGGAACCAACTACAGCACCATGACGGACTCCACCGCCAGTGGGAGCACCGTAGTCTTCACCGGCGCCAGCTTCTCCCCGGGGCAGGCGCCGGGCGCACTGTTCATCGTGGGGCTGCTCACCGCACTGCTGGCCGGCTGGATGACTCACGACGACCTGGCCTTCGATTCCACGGCTTTGTGGACCCATATTGCTGCCGGGCTGCCCGGGCGCAGCGATCGCCGCGGGCGCGCGCTTGCGGTGGCTATGTGGCAGCTGCCCCTGCTCGCCGTCGTGCTGCTGCTCAGCGGCTGGCTGACGGGCAACTGGGCGCAGGTCCCCGCCTACCTGGGGGCAAGCCTGGGAATATACGGCGGATCGCTGGCCTGGTCGAGTCTGGCCAGTGCGGCGCTTCCCTATGAGACGAACGCGCCGGGTGAGAACCCCATGAAGTCGCGTACCTCCGGCACCGCATTCATCGCGGCGCTGCTGCAGATGGTGGGAATGCTGGTGATTGGCGTGGTCTGCCTGCCGGTCCTGGTGGCGCTGATCGCCGTTGTGGTGCTGGAGGCCTGGCCCTGGGGCTGGCCGCTGCTGGCTGGCGGCGCGTTATGGGGTGGGGCAGCGGCTTGGATCGGATCGGTACTCGGCGGACGCGTCCTGGACCGGCGCTACGCCGAGGTGCTTGCCACCATCCGATCCTGGCCCGGGCACGATGCCGCATGA
- a CDS encoding ABC transporter ATP-binding protein, with amino-acid sequence MTAPSSPVPPVGRDAPGPRSALVLDGLAKAFGQKIAVNLLSLSIPAGSLYGIVGPNGAGKTTTLSMATGLLMPDAGRALVHGVDVWADPARAKALLGVLPDGLRTFDRLNGLELVTYSGLLRGLSRDVVIPRATQLLHVLDLWDAGTTLVADYSAGMRKKVHLACALVHSPSVLVLDEPFEAVDPISAKTIQSILTDFIAAGGTVVISSHVMVTVQRLCTHVAIIDQGRVVAAGTTAEVAAGGDLEDRFAQLVGARTSREELSWLRPSSA; translated from the coding sequence ATGACCGCCCCATCATCGCCTGTTCCCCCGGTCGGTCGGGATGCGCCCGGCCCGCGTTCCGCCCTGGTACTGGACGGCCTGGCCAAGGCCTTTGGGCAGAAGATCGCCGTGAATCTGCTCTCCCTGTCCATCCCCGCCGGCAGCCTGTACGGCATCGTCGGCCCCAACGGAGCCGGCAAGACCACCACTTTGTCCATGGCCACCGGCCTGCTGATGCCCGACGCCGGCCGTGCCCTGGTCCACGGCGTGGACGTGTGGGCTGATCCCGCCCGCGCCAAGGCCCTGCTCGGCGTGCTGCCCGACGGCCTGCGCACCTTCGATCGCCTCAATGGCCTGGAACTGGTCACCTACTCCGGGCTGCTGCGCGGCCTGTCCCGCGACGTCGTCATCCCCCGCGCCACCCAGCTCCTGCACGTACTGGACCTGTGGGATGCGGGCACCACGCTGGTGGCGGACTACTCCGCCGGAATGCGAAAGAAGGTGCACCTGGCGTGCGCTCTGGTCCACTCGCCCAGTGTGCTGGTGCTGGATGAGCCCTTCGAGGCGGTAGACCCCATCTCTGCCAAGACCATCCAGAGCATCCTGACTGACTTCATCGCCGCCGGCGGCACCGTCGTCATCTCCAGCCATGTCATGGTGACCGTGCAGCGCCTTTGCACCCACGTGGCCATCATCGACCAGGGACGCGTCGTCGCCGCCGGCACTACCGCTGAGGTGGCCGCCGGCGGAGACCTTGAGGACCGCTTCGCCCAGCTCGTCGGCGCCCGCACGTCCCGGGAGGAGCTGTCATGGTTGCGACCCTCGTCCGCCTGA
- a CDS encoding DEAD/DEAH box helicase yields MPRDFLAVATPGAGKTTFALRIATELLTAGEVHKVTVVCPTEHLKYQWAEAAARVGIRIDPSYANSQGALGSQFDGVAVTYAQVAANPNLHRARTDRTRTLVILDEIHHGGDARSWGDAIREAFTPARRRLSLTGTPFRSDESPIPFVTYTEEAGGIKRSRADYSYGYAEALADGVVRPVMFMSYSGQMHWRTKAGDEVAARLGEPLTKDMESQAWRTALDPGGEWIPAVLAAADQRLTEVRRQVPDAGGLVIASDQNSARAYAGQLRAITGQAPTIALSDDSGASSRIETFAASKDRWLVAVRMVSEGVDVPRLAVGVYATSASTPLFFAQAIGRFVRSRAKGETASVFLPSVTPLLGLAGEMEAARDHVLGKRGTEEDSRFGSPEDRLLAEANRTESASDDLLGGFEAMDSTAEFDRVLFDGGEFGTGAMVGSPEEQEYLGLPGLLEPEQVTALLRQRQNQQIKQQKRQQAAAQQRRTNSGVDDARRRAAARKELSKLVGAWARRSGQPHGVIHTELRRVCGGPEVAQATTEQIEGRIETLRRWFVGRR; encoded by the coding sequence ATGCCGCGGGACTTCCTCGCCGTCGCCACCCCCGGCGCCGGCAAGACCACCTTCGCGTTGCGCATCGCCACTGAGCTGCTCACCGCCGGCGAGGTGCACAAGGTGACCGTGGTCTGCCCCACCGAGCACCTGAAGTACCAGTGGGCGGAGGCCGCCGCCCGGGTCGGTATCCGTATCGACCCCTCCTACGCCAACTCCCAGGGCGCGCTCGGCTCCCAGTTCGACGGCGTCGCCGTCACCTACGCGCAGGTGGCGGCCAACCCCAACCTGCACCGCGCGCGCACCGACCGCACCCGCACCCTTGTGATCCTCGACGAGATCCACCACGGCGGCGACGCCCGCAGCTGGGGGGACGCCATCCGCGAGGCCTTCACCCCTGCGCGTCGGCGCCTGTCCCTGACCGGCACGCCCTTCCGCTCCGACGAGTCCCCGATCCCGTTCGTCACCTACACCGAGGAGGCAGGCGGCATCAAGCGCTCCCGCGCCGACTACTCCTACGGCTACGCCGAGGCCCTGGCCGACGGCGTGGTGCGACCGGTGATGTTCATGAGCTATTCGGGGCAGATGCACTGGCGCACCAAGGCCGGTGATGAGGTTGCTGCCCGGCTGGGTGAGCCGCTGACCAAGGACATGGAGTCCCAGGCCTGGCGCACCGCCCTGGACCCGGGCGGGGAGTGGATTCCCGCGGTGCTGGCGGCCGCCGACCAGCGCCTGACCGAGGTACGGCGCCAGGTGCCCGACGCCGGCGGTCTGGTAATCGCCTCCGACCAGAACTCCGCCCGTGCCTACGCGGGTCAGTTGCGCGCCATCACCGGGCAGGCACCAACCATCGCCCTGTCGGACGACTCCGGTGCCTCCAGCCGCATCGAGACCTTCGCCGCCTCCAAAGACCGCTGGCTGGTGGCGGTGCGCATGGTCTCCGAGGGCGTGGACGTGCCCCGGCTGGCGGTGGGCGTGTACGCGACCTCCGCCTCCACGCCGCTGTTCTTCGCCCAGGCCATCGGCCGCTTCGTGCGCTCCCGCGCCAAGGGGGAGACCGCCAGCGTCTTCCTGCCCTCGGTCACGCCGCTGCTGGGCCTGGCCGGTGAGATGGAGGCCGCCCGCGATCACGTGCTCGGCAAGCGGGGCACGGAGGAGGACTCCCGGTTCGGCTCCCCGGAGGACCGGCTGCTCGCCGAGGCCAATCGCACCGAGAGCGCCTCGGATGATCTGCTGGGCGGGTTCGAGGCGATGGACTCCACCGCCGAGTTCGACCGGGTCCTGTTCGACGGCGGCGAGTTCGGCACCGGCGCCATGGTCGGCAGCCCCGAGGAGCAGGAGTACCTGGGCCTGCCCGGGCTGCTTGAGCCCGAGCAGGTCACCGCCCTGCTGCGCCAGCGGCAGAACCAGCAGATCAAGCAGCAGAAGCGCCAGCAGGCGGCCGCGCAGCAGCGCCGTACCAATTCCGGGGTCGACGACGCCCGTCGGCGCGCCGCCGCCCGCAAGGAGCTGTCCAAGCTGGTGGGGGCCTGGGCGCGCCGATCCGGGCAGCCCCACGGGGTGATTCACACCGAGCTGCGGCGCGTGTGCGGCGGCCCGGAGGTGGCCCAGGCCACCACCGAGCAGATCGAGGGGCGCATCGAGACACTGCGCCGCTGGTTCGTCGGGCGGCGCTGA
- the clpS gene encoding ATP-dependent Clp protease adapter ClpS — protein MQSAEPVHAAPAPGAEALADARTAPGRLWCTVVHDDPVNTMDYVTWVFHTYFGLSIPVARLRMLEVHTTGRAVVSRGARERMEVDVTAMHSYGLHATIEPLPAGGEGTVGGGSGPAAGGA, from the coding sequence ATGCAGTCCGCAGAACCCGTCCATGCCGCCCCCGCCCCGGGGGCGGAGGCGCTGGCGGACGCCCGCACCGCCCCCGGGCGGCTGTGGTGCACAGTGGTCCACGACGACCCCGTTAACACGATGGACTACGTCACCTGGGTGTTCCACACTTATTTCGGCCTCTCGATCCCGGTGGCGCGCCTGCGCATGCTGGAGGTGCACACCACCGGCAGGGCCGTCGTATCCCGCGGTGCCCGTGAACGCATGGAGGTTGACGTCACTGCTATGCACTCCTACGGTCTGCACGCCACCATCGAGCCGCTCCCAGCCGGTGGCGAGGGAACCGTCGGCGGGGGAAGCGGTCCGGCCGCGGGAGGCGCCTGA
- the nagB gene encoding glucosamine-6-phosphate deaminase codes for MELVILDTAEEIASRAADAIESLLNEKPNAVLGTATGSSPLPLYDELTRRCAAGRVSFKDVTGFMLDEYVGLPEGHPERYATFMERNLRSRVDMAPGALHGPDALADDLEQACADYESQMAAAGYCDLQILGIGADGHIGFNEPGGPLDSATHVDVLTEQTRSDNARFFDGDIDAVPTHCLTQGLGTIMKARKLVLIATGANKAEAIAHLVEGEITPDWPATVMQNHPDALVLIDREAAGMLKQH; via the coding sequence ATGGAGCTTGTCATACTCGACACGGCCGAGGAGATCGCCTCCCGCGCCGCCGATGCCATCGAATCCCTGCTGAACGAGAAGCCGAACGCCGTACTCGGCACCGCCACCGGCTCCAGCCCCCTGCCCCTGTACGACGAGCTCACCCGCCGCTGCGCCGCCGGCCGCGTCTCCTTCAAGGACGTCACCGGCTTCATGCTCGACGAGTACGTCGGCCTGCCCGAGGGACACCCCGAGCGCTACGCCACCTTCATGGAGCGCAACCTGCGCTCGCGGGTGGACATGGCCCCCGGGGCCCTGCACGGCCCCGACGCGCTCGCGGACGACCTGGAGCAGGCCTGCGCGGACTACGAGTCACAGATGGCGGCCGCCGGCTACTGCGACCTGCAGATCCTGGGCATCGGTGCCGACGGGCACATCGGCTTCAACGAGCCCGGCGGGCCGCTGGACTCCGCCACCCACGTGGACGTGCTCACCGAGCAGACCCGCTCGGACAACGCCCGCTTCTTCGACGGCGATATCGATGCCGTCCCCACCCACTGCCTCACCCAGGGGCTCGGCACCATCATGAAGGCACGCAAGCTGGTGCTGATCGCCACCGGCGCCAACAAGGCCGAGGCCATCGCCCACCTGGTGGAGGGCGAGATCACCCCCGACTGGCCGGCCACCGTCATGCAGAACCACCCCGACGCCCTGGTGCTCATCGACCGCGAGGCCGCCGGCATGCTCAAGCAGCACTAG
- a CDS encoding DUF3039 domain-containing protein produces MRQISVGPQASTDPAGPASPAGPVGEPSQSAGTAVLEREELKSTDDGDADRFAHYADKRKAEAAMRTGRPVVALCGKLWVPKRDASKYPVCPTCKEIYLQMRPGGDGDQGGSGPKRPRFPFGRGGR; encoded by the coding sequence ATGCGTCAGATCTCCGTCGGGCCTCAGGCCAGCACCGATCCCGCCGGTCCCGCCTCTCCCGCCGGCCCGGTCGGCGAGCCCAGTCAGTCTGCGGGAACGGCCGTTCTCGAGCGCGAGGAGCTGAAGTCGACCGACGACGGCGATGCAGACCGCTTCGCCCACTACGCCGACAAGCGCAAGGCCGAGGCGGCGATGCGCACCGGTCGCCCCGTAGTCGCCCTGTGCGGAAAGCTCTGGGTTCCCAAGCGGGACGCGTCCAAGTACCCGGTGTGCCCCACCTGCAAGGAGATCTATCTGCAGATGCGGCCCGGCGGTGACGGCGACCAGGGCGGCTCCGGCCCCAAGCGCCCGCGCTTCCCGTTCGGACGAGGCGGTCGGTGA
- a CDS encoding N-acetylmannosamine-6-phosphate 2-epimerase, with protein sequence MQTRNPVLERLRGGLIVSSQAYPGEPMRDPRTMDQVARACVAGGAVGIRAQGLADLALITQHVDVPVIGLWKDGNEGVFITPTLTHAIAVAATGVQVVALDGTRRPRPDGRTLAQTVSGLKAARPGVLVMADCGSLDDARAAQDAGADILGTTLAGYTGERPVTDGPDIELVDQLAAIARVPVIVEGRVHTPAQAALAMDHGAFAVVVGTAITHPATITSWFVDAVTRR encoded by the coding sequence ATGCAAACCCGCAACCCCGTACTCGAGCGCCTGCGCGGCGGACTGATCGTCTCCTCCCAGGCCTATCCCGGTGAGCCCATGCGCGACCCGCGCACCATGGACCAGGTCGCCCGGGCCTGCGTGGCCGGGGGCGCGGTCGGCATCCGCGCCCAGGGCCTGGCCGACCTGGCCCTGATCACCCAGCACGTGGACGTGCCCGTTATCGGGCTGTGGAAGGACGGCAATGAGGGCGTCTTCATCACTCCCACGCTCACCCACGCCATCGCCGTGGCTGCCACCGGCGTGCAGGTCGTCGCCCTGGACGGGACCCGACGTCCCCGCCCCGATGGCCGTACCCTCGCCCAGACCGTGTCGGGGCTCAAGGCCGCCCGTCCGGGCGTCCTGGTCATGGCCGACTGCGGCAGCCTGGACGATGCCCGAGCCGCGCAGGACGCCGGCGCCGATATCCTGGGCACCACCCTGGCCGGATACACCGGTGAGCGTCCCGTCACCGACGGGCCGGATATCGAGCTCGTCGACCAACTGGCGGCGATCGCCCGGGTCCCGGTAATCGTAGAGGGCCGGGTGCACACCCCGGCGCAGGCCGCGCTGGCCATGGATCATGGCGCCTTCGCCGTCGTGGTCGGCACGGCCATCACCCACCCCGCCACCATTACCTCCTGGTTCGTTGACGCCGTCACACGGCGGTGA